GGCCTTGCGGTGGCCCGAGAAGCGCACGCCCTTGGCGTCCACCTCGAAAATCTGGAATTCCTTGGCATGGCCGAAATGCTGGTTGATGCGTCCGCCACCCTTGGTGCAGACGGCGACCAGCTTGGCCGGAGCCTCCACTTCGGCCACGGCTTCGGCCAGTTCGGCCTCGGCGCCTTCCAGGGCCTTGGCACGGTCGGCGCGCTCGCGCTCCACCACTTCGCGGTAGAGGCGCCGGGGCGCGGGATCATAGGCGGCGGCCACTTCCGGCAGCTTGTCCAGGGTGAAGTCCTGGGACAGATCCTCGCCCAGCATGCCCACCGCATCGGCGCGGCATTGGCGGCAATGGCGCATCAGATTGGCGCCGCCAGCCAGCTTGTCCTGAAGGTCCTTCAGTTCGGCGGGCTTGGGGCCGCGCTGACCATTGAGGCCGAAAGCGGTGCCGTGGGCGGCGTCGGAAATCAGCGGCATGACGTTGTGCAGGAAAGCACCGCGCGCCTTGATCTCCTTGTTCACCTCGATCAGGTGCTGGTCGTTGATGCCGGGGATCATCACCGAATTGATCTTGGTGAGGATGCCGCGCGAGGTCAGGCCTTCCAGGCCTTCCATCTGGCGTTCGTGCAGGATGCGGGCTGCCTCGACACCGGTGTAACGCTTGCCCTTGAAGTAGATCCAGGGATAGATCAGCGCGCCGATCTCGGGGTCCACCATGTTGATGGTGATGGTGACGTGGTCGATATTGTGTTCGGCCAGTTCGTCCAGATGGTCGGGCAGGGCCAGACCGTTGGTCGAGATGCAGTATTTCAGGTCGGGCAGCAGCTTGGACACTTCGCGGAAGGTGGCCGAGGTCTTCTTCCAGTCGAACATGGAATCACCGGGACCGGCGATGCCCAGGACCGAAAGCTGCGGCACCTTGACCGCCACCGCCGCCACCTTGCGCGCCGCCTGTTCGGGCGTCAGCTTCTCGCTGGTGACGCCGGGGCGCGATTCGTTGGCGCAGTCGTATTTCCGGTTGCAGTAATTGCACTGGATGTTACAGGCCGGGGCCACCGCCACATGCATGCGGGCGAAGTAGTGGTGGGCTTCCTCGGAGTAACAGGGGTGGTCCTTGACCTTGTCCCAGATATGCGCGGGCATGTCGCCCTGGCCCTTGTCGGACCCGCAAGAGCTGGACGAACAGCCGCCGGTGGGCGCGGCCGGGCTCGCGGCGGGGGCCATGGGCCCACGGGCGATGCTGGAGAGAGAGATGACGTTGCTGGACACCGGCGGCCTCCTCGTCAGGGGTTCTATGCCGGTGGTCTTTGCAATGACGATGCCAAGTGCTGCATCGCGAAAAATGGCGGAAATGCTTGGGTTTTGGCTTTGTCGCATCCCCGACAAAGGGGCGGGGATGCGACAATGTTCCGTGATTGTCATCCCGAGGTGTGAGCCGAGGGATCTCCGTTTGCTCTGCCGATGCCGACTTGGCGTCGTCATGCCAGGCGGAGATCCCTCGACTTCGCTCGGGACGACAGTGATGGTCTACCCCAGGATCTTCTTGGACAGCATCTCGTTGACCATGGCCGGGTTGGCCTTGCCCTGGGTCGCCTTCATCACCTGGCCGGTGAACCAGCCGAGCAGGGCGGTCTTGCCCTCCTTGACCTGGGCGACCTTGTCGGCATTGGCGCTGATCACCGCATCCACCGCCGCTTCGATGGCGCCGGTATCGGTAACCTGCTTCATGCCCTTTTCCTCGACGATGACCGAGGGCGCCTTGCCGGTTTCCACCATCAGGGCGAAGACGTCCTTGGCGAGGCGGCCCGACAGCGTGCCGTCCTTGATCAGGTCGATGAGAGCGCCCAGATCGGCGGCCGAAACGGGCGGGTTCTCGATGGTCTTGCCCGTGGCGTTGAGCGCGGCGAAGAAGTCGCCCATCACCCAGTTGCAGGCCATCTTGGAGTCGCGGCCCTTGGCCACGGTCTCGAAGAACTCGGCCGAGGCCTTTTCGGCGACCAGCACACCGGCGTCATAGGCGTTGAGGCCGTATTCCGCCATGAAGCGGGCCTTCTTCTCGTCGGGCAGTTCGGGCAGTCCGGCCTTGATGCCATCGACGAAGCTCTGCTCGATCACCAGGGGCAACAGGTCGGGATCGGGGAAATAGCGGTAGTCGTGGGCGTTCTCCTTGGACCGCATGGACCGCGTCTCGCCCTTGACCGAATCGAACAGCCGGGTTTCCTGCTTGATGGTGCCACCGGCCTCGTAGACGTCGATATGGCGCCTTGCCTCGAACTCGATGGCCTGCTGGACGAAGCGGATGGAGTTGACGTTCTTGATCTCGCAGCGGTCGCGCAGTTCGGTGGAGCCTACGGGCCGCACCGACACATTGGCGTCGCAGCGCATGGAACCTTCCTGCATGTTGCCGTCGCAGGTTTCCAGATAGCGCAGGATGGAGCGCAGCTTGGTGAGATAGAGACCGGCCTCTTCGGGGCTGCGCAGGTCGGGCTTGGAGACGATCTCCATCAGCGCCACGCCCGAGCGGTTCAAGTCGATGAACGACTTGGCCGGGTGCATGTCGTGGATGGACTTGCCCGCGTCCTGCTCCAGGTGCAGGCGCTCGATGCCCACGGTGCGCGTGCCGCCATCGGGCAGATCCAGGATCAGCTCGCCCTCGCCGACGATGGGCTGGTCGTACTGGCTGATCTGATAGCCCTGGGGCAGGTCGGCGTAGAAGTAGTTCTTGCGGGCGAACACGCTGGTCAGGTTGATGCGCGCTTTAAGGCCCAGCCCGGTGCGCACCGCCTGCTCGACGCAAATGCCATTGATCACCGGCAGCATGCCGGGAAAGCCCGCATCCACGAAGCTGACTTGGGTGTTGGGCTCGGCCCCGAACTCGGTAGCGGCGCCGGAAAACAGCTTGGCCTTGGAGATGACCTGGGCGTGAACCTCGAGACCGATGACGATCTCCCAATCGCCGGTGTCGCCCTGAATGATGTACGCCATGTCAGATACCCTCCGGCTTGGCGGTAAAGTTCGCGGCCGTTTCCATCACGCCCGCCACGCGGAACACCGTCTCTTCATCGAAGGGACGCCCGATCAGCTGCAGGCCCAGCGGCAGCCCGTCCTTGGACAGACCGGCGGGCAAGCTGAGGCCGGGCAGACCGGCCATGCTGGTGGGGATGGTGAAGACGTCGTTCAGCCACATGGTCACGGGATCGTCGGTGCCCTCGCCCTGGCCGAACGCCGCCGAGGGCGCGGTGGGGGTGAGGATGATGTCGACACTCTCGAAGGCCTTGCGGAAATCCTCGGCGATCAGACGGCGCACCTTCTGGGCCTTGGCGTAATAGGCGTCGTAATAGCCCGCCGACAGCACATAGGTGCCGATC
The nucleotide sequence above comes from Paramagnetospirillum magnetotacticum MS-1. Encoded proteins:
- the gatB gene encoding Asp-tRNA(Asn)/Glu-tRNA(Gln) amidotransferase subunit GatB — its product is MAYIIQGDTGDWEIVIGLEVHAQVISKAKLFSGAATEFGAEPNTQVSFVDAGFPGMLPVINGICVEQAVRTGLGLKARINLTSVFARKNYFYADLPQGYQISQYDQPIVGEGELILDLPDGGTRTVGIERLHLEQDAGKSIHDMHPAKSFIDLNRSGVALMEIVSKPDLRSPEEAGLYLTKLRSILRYLETCDGNMQEGSMRCDANVSVRPVGSTELRDRCEIKNVNSIRFVQQAIEFEARRHIDVYEAGGTIKQETRLFDSVKGETRSMRSKENAHDYRYFPDPDLLPLVIEQSFVDGIKAGLPELPDEKKARFMAEYGLNAYDAGVLVAEKASAEFFETVAKGRDSKMACNWVMGDFFAALNATGKTIENPPVSAADLGALIDLIKDGTLSGRLAKDVFALMVETGKAPSVIVEEKGMKQVTDTGAIEAAVDAVISANADKVAQVKEGKTALLGWFTGQVMKATQGKANPAMVNEMLSKKILG
- the nifB gene encoding nitrogenase cofactor biosynthesis protein NifB, with amino-acid sequence MSSNVISLSSIARGPMAPAASPAAPTGGCSSSSCGSDKGQGDMPAHIWDKVKDHPCYSEEAHHYFARMHVAVAPACNIQCNYCNRKYDCANESRPGVTSEKLTPEQAARKVAAVAVKVPQLSVLGIAGPGDSMFDWKKTSATFREVSKLLPDLKYCISTNGLALPDHLDELAEHNIDHVTITINMVDPEIGALIYPWIYFKGKRYTGVEAARILHERQMEGLEGLTSRGILTKINSVMIPGINDQHLIEVNKEIKARGAFLHNVMPLISDAAHGTAFGLNGQRGPKPAELKDLQDKLAGGANLMRHCRQCRADAVGMLGEDLSQDFTLDKLPEVAAAYDPAPRRLYREVVERERADRAKALEGAEAELAEAVAEVEAPAKLVAVCTKGGGRINQHFGHAKEFQIFEVDAKGVRFSGHRKADNYCQGGYGDDDKLDVVLAALEGIDTVFVAKIGRCPKDDLKKAGIEAVDTYPFDYIETAVAGWYAQRFGQVSETADIA